In the genome of Anaerolineaceae bacterium oral taxon 439, the window CCTCCCATCGCAGTTTCCAACCGTCCTCCGCCATCAGCAAAGCGACGATACGCCGGTTTCAAAGCTGACGCAGCGCGTCAGAATCGATCCGGCGTCCAGACTGTACGCAATCGTCGGAGCCGAAACGATCTGGACAAATACGTTCCATCATCAGGCCGTCCAACGGCTCGGGAACGGATTCCGCGTCGCGGCGGCGGCGACCGACGGCGTCGTCGAAGCGATCGAGATCCCCGAACGAAGCTTCTTCATCGGGGTGCAGTGGCATCCCGAAGGGCTCCAGGACCACGCTGAGGAAGCGCGCCTTTTCAAAGCGTTCGTCGCCGCCGCGGCGGCGCGCGCCGAAAATCGGGAAGCGGAGGCGAAATGAACGTTACGTTAGGGCTCGGATCGAATCTCGGAGACCGCGCGGAAAACCTTCGCCTCGCGATCCAGCTCCTCGCGCCGACCGTCGCCGTCAGAAAAATTTCGTCGATCTACGAAACCGCTCCCTGGGGATTCGCCGACCAGCCCGCTTTCTATAATCTCGCGCTGATCGGAGAGACCGAGCTCGGGCCGCAGGATCTTCTATCCTTCGTAAAGCATGTCGAAGCGCGCATGGGACGGAAAAAGACGTTCCGCTACGGACCGCGCCAGATCGATATCGATATCCTGTTTTACGAAAATGAAGCGGTGCGAACCGAATCGCTAACCATTCCGCACCCGCGTTATAAGGAGCGCCGCTTTGTCCTGGAGCCGCTTTGCGAAATCGCGCCGGACGGAGCCGATCCGGTCAGCGGCGAACCGTTCGCGGCGCTGCACAGCGCCGCCCCGCCGGACGAAGCGCGCCGCTTAGACCTGCCGGCGTCGGTGAAACGGCCAATCCTGCGTTTCGGAGTACGAACGTACGCAATGGGGATCCTCAACCTGACCCCGGACAGCTTTTCCCGGGACGGCGTCTACGCGGAGCTTCCCCAGAGCGACGCCGCGATCCGCCGGGCGCTCGCGCAGGCGGAGGGATTTCTCCGCGCCGGGGCGGATATCCTCGACCTGGGCGCGGAATCGACCCGCCCCGGATACCGTCCGGTCCCGGAAGCGGAAGAAATCTCAAGGCTCCTCCCGGTTCTCAGCGCGATCCGCGAACGCTTTCCGGAAGCGATCCTGTCGGTCGATACGATGAAAGCGGCGACAGCGGAAGCCGCGCTTCGGACCGGCGCGGACTGGATCAACGACGTCAGCGGCGGGGATCATGACCCGCGCATGCGCCCGCTCGCCGCGGAACATGGATGCTTCTTCGTCGCGATGCGCTGGGAGGCTTTCCAGCCGGACGCGGAGCCGGTCGCCGATCAGGCCGCCCGCCAGTTGAAGGAATCAGCTGAAAAGGCGCTTTCCGCCGGAATCCGAAAGGACCGGCTGATCCTCGATCCGGGAATCGGGTTCGGAACGGGCGTCTGGGATAACGTCGAACTCATGCGCGCGCTCCCGCGCTTCAGCGCGATCGGATTTCCGATCCTGATCGGGCCAAGCCGGAAATCCGTCGTCGGGAAAACGCTGCGCAGGCCGCCGGAAGACCGCCTCGGAGGGACCGCCGCGCTTGCTGCGGCCGGGGTCGCCGCCGGCGTCGACATCGTCCGTGTTCATGACGTCGACTGCATGACGCAGGTTATGCGCATCGGCGACCTGATCTGGCGTTAACCGGAAAGTTTCGAAGGAGGACGTATTGAAAACCGCCGGTCATTTCGATTAGAATTAATTCAGTTCATCTTTCAATAAAACCGCCCGATTCCACGGCGGAAGAAAAAGCAGGAGGACGCAAAGCTTATGGCATATTATATCGGTTGCGATTTAGGCGGAACGAACATGCGCGCGGCGATCGTCAATTCTGAAAGCGGCGCCGTTTCAAACCTGGAAATTGTCCCGACGCTGGGGCGGGAAGGACCGGACGGCGTTTTACCGAGAATGGTCAATCTTTTCGCAACAATCATCGGGAAAGCAAAGCTGTCGATGGCCGAGGTTCAGGGAATCGGGATCGGGTTCCCCGGCATGATCGATACGGAACGCGGGATTACGCGTTTTATTACCAACCTCCCGGGGCATTGGATCGACGTCCCGGCAGCGGCGTTTATCGAGAAAGAAACCGGAATCCCGACGTTCCTGCTGAACGACGTT includes:
- a CDS encoding dihydropteroate synthase gives rise to the protein MGILNLTPDSFSRDGVYAELPQSDAAIRRALAQAEGFLRAGADILDLGAESTRPGYRPVPEAEEISRLLPVLSAIRERFPEAILSVDTMKAATAEAALRTGADWINDVSGGDHDPRMRPLAAEHGCFFVAMRWEAFQPDAEPVADQAARQLKESAEKALSAGIRKDRLILDPGIGFGTGVWDNVELMRALPRFSAIGFPILIGPSRKSVVGKTLRRPPEDRLGGTAALAAAGVAAGVDIVRVHDVDCMTQVMRIGDLIWR